One genomic region from Pseudomonas sp. R5-89-07 encodes:
- the tcyJ gene encoding cystine ABC transporter substrate-binding protein — protein MTISVLRRTLLVGTLGLALGAGVLGQAVAGEQLNTIKKAGEIKIGLEGTYPPFSFVDESGKLSGFEVELSEALAKELGVKVKLQATPWDGILAALESKRLDAVVNQVTISEERKKKYDFSKPYTISGIQALTLAKNVDSIKTADDLAGKKVGVGLGTNYEQWLKDNQPKAIIKTYNDDPTKFQDLRIGRIDAILIDRLAALEYAKKAKDTAAAGDAFSRQEAGIALRKGEPELLDAVNKALDKLRADGTLKKLSEKYFNADVTQ, from the coding sequence ATGACTATTTCTGTATTGCGTCGCACATTGCTGGTCGGCACATTGGGCCTGGCCCTCGGCGCAGGCGTGCTCGGCCAGGCGGTTGCCGGTGAGCAGTTGAACACCATCAAGAAAGCCGGTGAGATCAAGATCGGCCTGGAAGGCACCTACCCACCGTTCAGCTTTGTCGATGAAAGCGGCAAGCTCAGCGGCTTCGAAGTCGAGCTGTCTGAAGCGCTGGCCAAGGAGCTGGGCGTCAAGGTCAAGCTGCAAGCCACACCATGGGACGGCATCCTCGCTGCCCTGGAATCCAAGCGCCTGGACGCCGTGGTCAACCAGGTGACGATCTCCGAAGAGCGCAAGAAGAAGTATGACTTCTCCAAGCCCTACACCATCTCCGGTATCCAGGCGCTGACCCTGGCCAAGAACGTCGACAGCATCAAGACCGCCGACGACCTGGCCGGCAAGAAAGTCGGTGTGGGCCTGGGCACCAATTACGAACAATGGCTCAAGGACAACCAACCCAAAGCCATCATCAAGACCTACAACGACGACCCGACCAAATTCCAGGACCTGCGTATCGGCCGCATCGACGCGATCCTGATCGACCGTCTGGCCGCCCTGGAATACGCCAAGAAAGCCAAGGACACCGCCGCTGCCGGCGACGCCTTCTCCCGCCAGGAAGCCGGCATTGCCCTGCGCAAGGGCGAGCCTGAGCTGCTTGATGCGGTGAACAAGGCCCTCGACAAGCTGCGCGCCGACGGCACCTTGAAGAAACTGTCCGAGAAGTACTTCAACGCTGACGTCACTCAATAA
- the epsC gene encoding serine O-acetyltransferase EpsC, with amino-acid sequence MSERSSHWQLPTIVSQLRSARDQWRTRNGRLSGEHGGRELPSREAVAQILEALCGALFPMRLGPVDLREESEDFYVGHTLDVALNALLAQARLELRYAARQGGQDDSEVNAHAIRLIQDFALALPALRSLLDTDVLAAYHGDPAARSVDEVLLCYPGILAVIHHRLAHHLYRAGLPLLARISAEIAHSATGIDIHPGAQIGQSFFIDHGTGVVIGETAIIGERVRIYQAVTLGAKRFPADEDGQLQKGHPRHPIVEDDVVIYAGATILGRITIGKGSTIGGNVWLTRSVPAGANITQANLQHDDGAQK; translated from the coding sequence GTGAGTGAGCGTTCCAGTCATTGGCAATTACCGACCATCGTCAGCCAACTGCGCAGCGCCCGCGACCAGTGGCGAACGCGCAATGGCCGCCTGAGTGGCGAACACGGTGGCCGCGAATTACCGTCGCGCGAGGCCGTGGCGCAGATTCTCGAGGCGTTGTGCGGCGCATTGTTCCCGATGCGCCTGGGCCCAGTGGACCTGCGTGAAGAAAGTGAAGACTTCTACGTCGGGCATACCCTCGACGTCGCCCTTAACGCCTTGCTCGCCCAGGCCCGCCTGGAACTGCGCTACGCCGCGCGCCAGGGCGGCCAGGATGACAGTGAAGTCAACGCCCATGCCATTCGCCTGATCCAGGATTTCGCCCTGGCATTGCCGGCGTTGCGCAGCCTGCTGGACACCGACGTACTGGCCGCCTACCACGGGGACCCGGCCGCACGCAGCGTGGATGAAGTGCTGCTGTGCTACCCCGGCATCCTGGCGGTGATTCACCACCGCCTCGCCCATCACCTGTACCGCGCCGGTCTGCCATTGCTGGCGCGGATCAGCGCGGAAATCGCTCACTCGGCCACGGGGATCGATATTCACCCCGGCGCGCAAATCGGCCAAAGTTTCTTTATCGACCACGGGACCGGTGTGGTGATTGGCGAGACGGCGATCATCGGCGAGCGGGTGCGCATCTACCAGGCGGTGACCTTGGGCGCCAAGCGCTTCCCGGCGGACGAGGACGGCCAGTTGCAGAAAGGCCATCCGCGCCATCCTATCGTTGAGGATGATGTGGTGATTTACGCGGGCGCCACCATCCTGGGGCGGATTACCATCGGCAAAGGCTCGACCATTGGCGGCAATGTGTGGCTGACCCGCAGCGTGCCGGCTGGGGCGAATATCACCCAGGCCAATCTGCAGCATGACGATGGCGCCCAAAAGTAA
- the tcyN gene encoding L-cystine ABC transporter ATP-binding protein TcyN: protein MIVVEKLTKQFNGQVVLNGIDLEVKAGEVVAIIGPSGSGKTTFLRCLNFLEEPTSGRIKVGDIQIDGSKPLNQQQGLVRRLRQHVGFVFQNFNLFPHRTALENVIEGPIVVKKMPREAATELGRKLLARVGLAGKEGAYPRRLSGGQQQRVAIARALAMEPEVILFDEPTSALDPELVGEVLATIRSLAEENRTMVIVTHEMSFARDVANRVIFFDKGVIVEQGEAKALFANPKEERTRQFLSKFLAH from the coding sequence ATGATCGTGGTTGAAAAACTGACCAAACAATTCAACGGTCAGGTGGTGCTCAACGGCATCGACCTTGAGGTCAAGGCCGGCGAAGTCGTGGCCATCATCGGCCCCAGCGGTTCCGGCAAGACCACCTTCCTGCGCTGCCTGAATTTTCTTGAAGAACCCACCAGCGGCCGTATCAAGGTGGGCGACATCCAGATCGACGGCAGCAAGCCGCTCAACCAGCAGCAGGGCCTGGTGCGACGCCTGCGCCAGCACGTCGGGTTTGTCTTCCAGAACTTCAACCTGTTCCCCCACCGCACCGCGCTGGAAAACGTCATCGAAGGCCCGATCGTGGTCAAGAAGATGCCACGCGAAGCGGCGACCGAACTGGGCCGCAAGCTCTTGGCCAGGGTCGGCCTGGCGGGCAAGGAAGGGGCTTATCCGCGGCGCTTGTCCGGCGGTCAGCAGCAGCGTGTGGCGATCGCTCGCGCGCTGGCCATGGAGCCCGAGGTCATTCTGTTCGATGAACCCACGTCGGCCCTCGACCCGGAACTGGTGGGTGAAGTACTGGCGACCATCCGCAGCCTCGCCGAAGAGAACCGCACCATGGTGATCGTCACCCACGAGATGAGCTTTGCCCGTGATGTGGCCAACCGCGTGATCTTTTTCGACAAGGGCGTGATCGTTGAACAGGGCGAAGCCAAGGCGCTGTTCGCCAACCCGAAAGAAGAGCGCACGCGGCAGTTTCTGAGCAAGTTTCTCGCGCATTGA
- a CDS encoding SfnB family sulfur acquisition oxidoreductase: MTFSANVAVITSDEQALIVASDLAEDFRRDSAQRDRERRLPLPELDVFSRSGLWGISVPKQYGGAGVSNVTLAKVIALIAQADASLGQIPQNHFYALEVLRVNGSPAQQQRLYAEVLAGQRFGNALAELGTKTAHDRVTQLTRDGEGFRINGRKFYATGAIYAQRIPTSVVDENGVQQLAFVPRDSAGLTVIDDWSGFGQRTTGSGSVVFDNVWVAAQDVVPFQSAFERPTTVGPLAQILHAAIDTGIARAAFEDALHFVRTKTRPWIDSGSDKATEDPLTLKSFGHLSIRLHAAEALLERSGEFLDRAQADSNAQTVAAASIAVAEVRALSTEISLAGGSTLFELAGSQATLAEHGLDRHWRNARVHTLHDPVRWKYHAVGNYYLNDENPPLRGTI, translated from the coding sequence ATGACTTTCTCTGCAAACGTCGCGGTTATTACCAGCGACGAACAAGCCCTTATTGTCGCCAGCGACCTGGCTGAAGATTTCCGCCGCGACAGTGCTCAACGCGACCGCGAGCGGCGCCTGCCCCTGCCCGAACTGGACGTGTTCTCGCGCTCCGGCCTGTGGGGCATCAGCGTGCCCAAGCAATACGGCGGCGCCGGTGTGTCCAATGTCACCCTGGCCAAGGTCATTGCGCTGATCGCCCAGGCTGACGCATCGCTGGGCCAGATCCCGCAAAACCATTTCTACGCCCTTGAAGTGCTGCGTGTGAACGGCAGCCCTGCACAGCAGCAACGCCTGTATGCCGAAGTACTCGCCGGCCAGCGTTTCGGCAATGCCCTCGCGGAACTGGGCACAAAGACCGCCCATGACCGCGTCACCCAACTCACCCGTGACGGTGAGGGTTTTCGCATCAATGGCCGCAAGTTCTACGCCACCGGCGCGATCTATGCCCAGCGCATCCCCACTTCCGTGGTGGATGAAAACGGCGTCCAGCAACTGGCCTTCGTGCCTCGCGACAGCGCGGGCCTGACCGTGATCGACGACTGGAGCGGCTTCGGCCAGCGCACCACCGGCAGCGGCTCGGTGGTGTTCGACAACGTGTGGGTGGCGGCGCAGGACGTGGTCCCGTTCCAGAGCGCCTTCGAGCGCCCGACCACCGTCGGCCCGCTGGCGCAGATCCTTCACGCGGCTATCGACACCGGTATCGCCCGCGCCGCCTTCGAAGACGCGCTGCATTTTGTGCGCACCAAGACTCGCCCGTGGATCGACTCGGGCAGCGACAAGGCCACCGAAGACCCGCTGACCTTGAAGAGTTTCGGCCACCTGAGTATTCGCCTGCACGCCGCCGAAGCATTGCTTGAGCGCTCGGGCGAATTCCTCGACCGCGCCCAGGCCGACAGCAATGCCCAGACGGTCGCGGCCGCCTCCATCGCCGTCGCTGAAGTGCGCGCCTTGAGCACCGAAATCTCCCTGGCCGGCGGCAGCACGCTATTCGAACTGGCCGGTAGCCAGGCGACCCTCGCCGAGCATGGCCTGGACCGCCACTGGCGCAACGCACGGGTTCACACTCTGCACGACCCGGTGCGCTGGAAGTACCACGCGGTGGGCAATTACTACCTCAACGATGAAAACCCACCGCTGCGGGGGACCATCTGA
- the tcyL gene encoding cystine ABC transporter permease — MEAGFQLALDSAPFLLKGAYYTVILSLGGMFFGLVLGFGLALMRLSRFMLLRWVARVYVSFFRGTPLLVQLFLIYYGLPQVGIELDPIPAAMIGFSLNMAAYACEILRAAIASIERGQWEAAASIGMTRAQTLRRAILPQAMRTALPPLGNSFISLVKDTALAATIQVPELFRQAQLVSARTFEIFTMYLSAALIYWILASILAHLQNRLEDRVNRHDLES; from the coding sequence ATGGAAGCAGGTTTCCAACTCGCGCTGGACTCGGCGCCCTTTCTCCTCAAGGGCGCGTATTACACGGTGATCCTCAGCCTGGGCGGGATGTTTTTCGGTTTGGTGCTGGGCTTCGGCCTGGCGCTGATGCGCTTGTCGCGCTTCATGCTGCTGCGCTGGGTCGCACGCGTCTACGTGTCGTTCTTTCGCGGCACGCCCTTGCTGGTGCAACTGTTCCTGATCTACTACGGCTTGCCGCAAGTGGGCATCGAGCTGGACCCGATCCCGGCTGCCATGATCGGCTTTTCGCTGAACATGGCCGCCTATGCCTGTGAAATCCTGCGGGCCGCCATCGCCTCCATCGAGCGTGGCCAGTGGGAAGCCGCCGCAAGTATCGGCATGACCCGTGCGCAAACGTTGCGCCGGGCCATCCTGCCGCAGGCGATGCGCACGGCCCTGCCGCCGCTGGGCAATAGTTTTATTTCGCTGGTCAAAGACACGGCGCTGGCCGCCACCATCCAGGTGCCCGAGCTGTTCCGCCAGGCGCAACTGGTGTCTGCACGCACCTTCGAAATTTTCACCATGTATCTGTCCGCAGCCCTGATCTACTGGATCCTGGCGAGCATCCTGGCGCATCTGCAAAATCGTCTGGAAGACCGGGTCAACCGGCACGACCTGGAGTCTTGA
- a CDS encoding SfnB family sulfur acquisition oxidoreductase: MSNLALTPPQSDLDAAPLLLPAAVLRNDAEALSAAHALADAARLQAAKRDQQRQLPWAQIEQFTRSGLGSISIPREYGGPQVSFVTLAEVFAIISAADPALGQIPQNHFGILHLLQNTASERQKKQLFQSVLDGWRIGNGGPERGTKNTLELKARITAEGDGYVVSGQKFYSTGALFAHWVAIKALNDDGKQVMAFVRRGSEGLRIVDDWSGFGQRTTASGTVLLDRVSVDAELVVDNWRLGESPNIQGAVSQLIQAAIDAGIARGALDDTIAFVRERSRPWIDAKVERASDDLYVIADIGKLKIELHAALALLRKAGQVLDEVSAAPITAQSAARASIAVAEAKVLTTEVSLLVSEKLFELAGSRATLAEFNLDRHWRNARVHTLHDPVRWKYHAIGAYRLNGTLPARHSWI, from the coding sequence ATGTCTAACTTGGCTCTTACACCCCCCCAGAGCGATCTGGACGCAGCCCCCCTGTTGTTGCCGGCCGCTGTGCTGCGCAACGACGCCGAGGCGCTGAGCGCCGCCCATGCGCTGGCCGACGCCGCGCGCCTGCAAGCCGCCAAGCGCGACCAGCAGCGCCAATTGCCATGGGCGCAGATCGAACAGTTCACCCGTAGCGGGTTGGGCAGTATTTCCATTCCCCGCGAATACGGCGGCCCACAGGTTTCGTTCGTTACCCTGGCCGAAGTCTTCGCGATCATCAGCGCGGCCGACCCGGCCCTCGGGCAGATCCCGCAGAACCATTTCGGCATCCTGCACCTGCTGCAGAACACCGCCAGCGAGCGCCAGAAAAAACAGCTGTTCCAGAGCGTGCTCGACGGCTGGCGCATCGGCAATGGCGGCCCGGAACGCGGCACCAAAAACACCCTGGAGCTCAAGGCGCGCATCACCGCCGAAGGTGACGGCTATGTGGTCAGTGGCCAGAAGTTTTACTCCACCGGCGCACTGTTTGCGCACTGGGTGGCCATCAAAGCCCTCAACGATGACGGCAAGCAGGTCATGGCGTTTGTGCGCCGTGGCAGCGAGGGGCTGCGCATCGTGGATGACTGGTCGGGCTTCGGCCAACGCACCACCGCCAGCGGCACCGTGCTGCTTGACCGGGTGTCGGTGGACGCAGAGCTGGTGGTGGACAATTGGCGCCTGGGCGAAAGCCCGAATATCCAGGGCGCCGTATCGCAGCTGATCCAGGCGGCCATTGACGCCGGCATTGCCCGTGGCGCACTGGATGACACCATCGCCTTCGTACGTGAGCGCTCGCGCCCGTGGATCGACGCCAAGGTCGAGCGGGCCAGCGACGACCTGTATGTGATCGCAGACATCGGCAAGCTGAAGATCGAGCTGCATGCCGCGCTAGCGCTGCTGCGCAAGGCCGGCCAGGTGCTGGACGAGGTCAGCGCAGCGCCGATCACCGCGCAGTCGGCAGCACGCGCGTCGATTGCCGTCGCCGAAGCCAAGGTGCTGACGACCGAGGTGTCACTGCTGGTCAGCGAAAAACTCTTCGAGCTGGCCGGCAGCCGCGCCACCCTCGCCGAATTCAACCTTGACCGGCACTGGCGCAATGCGCGGGTGCACACGCTGCATGACCCGGTGCGCTGGAAGTATCACGCCATCGGCGCGTATCGCTTGAACGGCACGTTGCCGGCTCGACATTCCTGGATTTGA
- a CDS encoding LLM class flavin-dependent oxidoreductase: MSQKKILLNAFNMNCIGHINHGLWTHPRDTSTQYKTLEYWTDLAKTLERGLFDGLFIADIVGVYDVYQQSIDVPLKESIQLPVNDPLLLVSAMAAVTRNLGFGLTANLTYEPPYLFARRMSTLDHLSRGRVGWNIVTGYLDSAAKAMGLTEQVEHDRRYDQADEYLQVLYKLWEGSWEDDAVINDPQARVYAQPGKVHKVGHHGEFYQVEGYHLCEPSPQRTPVLFQAGSSERGLQFAGRHAECVFISGQNKAATKIQVDKVRASAVEAGRNPDDIKVFMGLNVIVGATEALAWAKHAEYLSYASAEAGVAHFSASTAIDFSAYELDEPIQYVKSNAIQSATKNLQNNDWTRRKLLEQHALGGRYITLVGSPEQVADELESWISETGLDGFNLTRIVTPESYVDFIDLVVPELQRRGSYKTAYEDGTLREKVFQGTARLPEQHTGSAYRH; this comes from the coding sequence ATGAGCCAGAAAAAAATCCTGCTCAATGCCTTCAACATGAACTGCATCGGGCATATCAACCACGGCCTGTGGACTCATCCCCGCGACACGTCCACGCAATACAAGACCCTCGAGTACTGGACCGACCTGGCCAAAACCCTGGAACGCGGGCTGTTCGACGGTTTGTTTATCGCCGATATCGTCGGCGTGTATGACGTGTACCAGCAGTCCATCGATGTGCCGCTCAAAGAGTCGATCCAGCTACCAGTCAACGACCCGCTCCTGCTGGTCTCGGCCATGGCGGCGGTCACCCGCAACCTCGGCTTCGGCCTTACCGCCAACCTGACCTACGAACCGCCGTATCTGTTCGCCCGGCGCATGTCCACTCTGGACCATCTGAGCCGCGGCCGGGTGGGCTGGAACATTGTGACCGGCTACCTCGACAGCGCCGCCAAGGCCATGGGCCTGACCGAGCAAGTCGAGCATGACCGCCGCTATGACCAGGCCGATGAATACCTGCAGGTGCTGTACAAACTCTGGGAAGGCAGCTGGGAAGATGACGCAGTCATCAACGACCCGCAGGCGCGGGTGTATGCGCAGCCGGGCAAGGTGCACAAGGTCGGACACCACGGCGAGTTCTACCAGGTGGAGGGCTATCACCTGTGCGAGCCATCGCCGCAGCGTACGCCGGTGCTGTTCCAGGCCGGCAGTTCGGAGCGCGGCCTGCAGTTCGCCGGGCGCCACGCCGAGTGTGTATTCATCAGCGGGCAGAACAAGGCCGCCACCAAGATCCAGGTGGACAAGGTACGCGCCAGCGCGGTCGAGGCCGGGCGTAACCCGGATGACATCAAGGTGTTCATGGGCCTGAACGTGATCGTCGGCGCGACCGAGGCACTGGCCTGGGCCAAGCACGCCGAATACCTCAGCTACGCCAGCGCGGAAGCCGGCGTGGCGCACTTTTCGGCGTCCACCGCAATCGACTTTTCCGCGTACGAGCTGGATGAACCGATCCAGTACGTGAAGAGCAACGCCATCCAGTCGGCCACCAAAAACCTGCAGAACAACGACTGGACCCGACGCAAGTTGCTCGAACAGCACGCCCTCGGTGGGCGCTACATCACCCTGGTGGGCTCGCCTGAGCAGGTGGCAGATGAGCTGGAGTCCTGGATCAGTGAAACCGGGCTGGATGGTTTCAACCTCACACGCATTGTCACGCCGGAGAGCTACGTGGATTTCATCGACCTGGTGGTACCGGAGCTGCAGCGGCGTGGTTCCTACAAGACTGCGTATGAGGACGGGACACTCAGGGAAAAAGTATTCCAGGGCACTGCCCGCTTACCCGAACAACACACCGGCTCCGCCTACCGCCACTGA
- a CDS encoding D-cysteine desulfhydrase, translating to MIKQHLDRFNRLELLGGATALEKLERLSAWLGRDIYVKRDDTTPLAMGGNKLRKLEYLAADAIAQGADTLITAGAIQSNHVRQTAALAAKLGLGCVALLENPTGTEDPNYLGNGNRLLLELFDAKVERVENLDNADDQLNALADRLRSNGKKPYLVPIGGSNALGALGYVRAGLELAAQIEHSGLDFAAVVLASGSAGTHSGLALALSEALPDLPVIGVTVSRTDEAQRPKVQGLAERTAELLGVDVPEAFKVILWDEYFGPRYGEPNAGTLSAIKLLASQEGLLLDPVYTGKAMAGLLDGIGRQRFADGPIIFLHTGGAPALFAYDSVFN from the coding sequence ATGATCAAACAACACCTCGACCGCTTTAACCGTTTGGAACTGCTGGGCGGCGCCACAGCCCTGGAAAAACTCGAGCGGCTGTCGGCCTGGCTGGGCAGGGATATCTACGTCAAACGCGACGACACCACCCCGCTGGCCATGGGTGGCAACAAACTGCGCAAACTTGAATACCTCGCCGCCGACGCCATCGCCCAGGGCGCCGACACCCTGATCACCGCAGGCGCCATCCAGTCCAACCACGTGCGCCAGACCGCCGCGCTGGCCGCCAAGCTCGGACTGGGGTGCGTCGCCCTGCTGGAAAACCCCACCGGCACCGAAGACCCCAACTACCTCGGCAACGGCAACCGCCTATTGCTGGAGCTGTTCGACGCCAAAGTGGAGCGAGTAGAAAACCTCGATAACGCCGACGACCAACTCAACGCCCTGGCCGACCGCCTGCGCAGCAACGGCAAGAAGCCCTACCTGGTGCCTATCGGCGGCTCCAATGCCCTCGGCGCGCTGGGTTATGTACGCGCGGGCCTGGAGCTGGCGGCGCAGATCGAACACAGCGGCCTCGACTTCGCGGCGGTGGTACTCGCCTCGGGCAGTGCCGGCACCCACAGCGGCCTGGCATTGGCGTTGAGCGAAGCGCTGCCGGACCTGCCAGTGATTGGCGTCACCGTGTCGCGTACCGACGAAGCACAACGCCCGAAGGTCCAAGGCCTGGCCGAGCGCACGGCCGAGCTGCTTGGCGTCGATGTACCCGAGGCATTCAAGGTGATCCTGTGGGACGAATACTTCGGCCCGCGGTATGGCGAGCCGAATGCGGGCACGTTGTCGGCGATCAAACTTTTGGCCAGCCAGGAAGGTCTGTTGCTGGACCCGGTCTACACCGGCAAGGCGATGGCGGGTTTGCTCGATGGCATCGGGCGTCAGCGGTTCGCGGACGGGCCGATCATTTTCCTGCATACCGGCGGAGCGCCCGCGCTGTTTGCCTACGATTCAGTGTTTAACTGA